A window from Mangifera indica cultivar Alphonso chromosome 2, CATAS_Mindica_2.1, whole genome shotgun sequence encodes these proteins:
- the LOC123209441 gene encoding 5-methyltetrahydropteroyltriglutamate--homocysteine methyltransferase-like yields MSQITSPIKGVSISISLTTRSSYSFSPSFLRFTSHTTRFSFRSIRAMASHIIGYPRMGPKRELKFALESFWDGKSTADDLQKVAADLRSSIWKQMAEVGIKFIPSNTFSYYDQVLDTTAMLGAVPSRYNWNGGEIGFDVYFSMARGNDSVPAMEMTKWFDTNYHYIVPELGPEIKFSYASHKAVNEYKEAKALGVDTVPVLVGPVSYLLLSKPSKGVEKSFSLLSLTSKILPVYKEVVAELKAAGATWIQFDEPTLVMDLDSHQLEAFTNAYSELESSLSGLNVLIETYFADVTPEAYKTLTSLKGVIGYGFDLVRGTKTLELVKGGFPSGKYLFAGLVDGRNIWANDLASSLSTLQTLEGIVGKDKLVVSTACSLLHTAVDLVNETKLDSEIKSWLAFAAQKIIEVNALAKAISGHKDEAYFSSNAAAQASRKSSPRVTHDAVQKAAGGLKGSDHRRSTNVSARLDAQQKKLGLPMLPTTTIGSFPQTTDLRRVRREYKAKKVSEDNYVKCMKEEINKVVKLQEELDIDVLVHGEPERNDMVEYFGEQLSGFAFTVNGWVQSYGSRCVKPPIIYGDVSRPKAMTVFWSSMAQSMTKRPMKGMLTGPVTILNWSFVRNDQPRFETCYQIALAIKDEVEDLEKAGINVIQIDEAALREGLPLRKSEQEFYLKWAVHSFRITNCGVQDTTQIHTHMCYSHFNDIIHSIIDMDADVITIENSRSDEKLLSVFREGIKYGAGIGPGVYDIHSPRIPSSEEIADRINKMLAVLESNILWVNPDCGLKTRKYSEVKPALSNMVAAAKLLRNQLASTK; encoded by the exons ATGAGCCAAATCACTTCCCCCATAAAAGGAGTATCCATATCCATATCTCTCACAACTCGCTCTTCTTACTCTTTTTCCCCTTCATTCCTTCGCTTCACTTCTCACACAACTCGTTTCTCTTTCAG ATCTATAAGAGCAATGGCCTCCCATATTATTGGATACCCTCGTATGGGGCCAAAGAGAGAGTTGAAGTTTGCATTAGAATCGTTCTGGGACGGCAAGAGCACCGCCGATGATTTGCAGAAGGTGGCGGCTGATCTCAGATCGTCCATTTGGAAACAGATGGCCGAGGTGGGAATTAAATTCATACCCAGTAATACATTTTCATACTATGATCAAGTGTTGGATACCACTGCCATGTTGGGTGCTGTTCCTTCAAGATATAATTGGAATGGTGGTGAGATTGGTTTCGATGTCTATTTTTCAATGGCTAGGGGTAATGATTCTGTTCCCGCTATGGAAATGACCAAGTGGTTTGATACCAACTA CCATTATATTGTGCCTGAATTGGGACCGGAGATCAAGTTTTCATATGCATCTCACAAGGCTGTCAATGAATACAAAGAGGCCAAAGCC CTTGGAGTTGATACAGTTCCCGTCCTGGTGGGCCCTGTCTCATACTTGTTGCTTTCTAAACCATCAAAGGGTGTGGAaaaatctttttctcttctttcccttACTAGCAAGATTCTTCCTGTCTACAA GGAGGTTGTGGCTGAGTTGAAGGCTGCTGGTGCTACCTGGATTCAGTTTGACGAGCCAACTCTTGTGATGGATCTTGATTCTCATCAGTTAGAGGCATTTACTAATGCTTACTCCGAGCTGGAGTCATCTCTGTCTGGCTTGAATGTCTTAATTGAGACATACTTTGCTGATGTTACTCCGGAGGCATACAAAACTCTAACCTCGTTGAAGGGTGTCATTGGGTATGGGTTTGACCTGGTTCGTGGAACAAAGACACTTGAATTAGTAAAAGGTGGATTTCCTTCTGGCAAATATCTCTTTGCCGGATTGGTTGATGGTAGGAACATTTGGGCTAATGATCTAGCTTCTTCCCTTAGTACCCTGCAGACTCTTGAGGGCATTGTTGGAAAGG ATAAGCTTGTAGTCTCAACAGCTTGCTCACTACTCCACACAGCAGTTGATCTAGTGAATGAAACTAAGTTGGATAGTGAGATCAAGTCCTGGCTGGCATTTGCTGCACAGAAAATAATTGAAGTAAATGCACTGGCCAAGGCAATTTCTGGGCACAAGGATGAG GCCTACTTCTCCTCTAACGCTGCAGCTCAGGCTTCTAGAAAATCCTCCCCAAGGGTGACACATGATGCTGTCCAAAAGGCT GCTGGTGGTTTGAAGGGTTCCGACCACCGCAGATCCACTAATGTAAGTGCCAGGCTGGATGCTCAGCAGAAGAAGTTAGGCCTTCCAATGCTTCCTACCACCACTATTGGATCTTTCCCACAGACTACAGATCTTAGAAGAGTGCGCCGTGAGTACAAGGCAAAAAA AGTCTCTGAGGATAATTATGTCAAATGTATGAAGGAGGAAATTAACAAAGTTGTCAAGCTTCAGGAAGAGCTTGACATTGATGTTCTGGTTCATGGAGAACCAGAG AGGAATGACATGGTTGAGTACTTTGGGGAGCAACTATCTGGCTTTGCCTTCACTGTGAATGGCTGGGTTCAATCTTATGGCTCACGTTGTGTTAAGCCTCCCATCATTTATGGTGATGTAAGCCGCCCAAAGGCCATGACTGTCTTCTGGTCTTCAATGGCACAGAGTATGACCAAGCGACCAATGAAGGGAATGCTCACTGGGCCAGTCACCATTTTGAACTGGTCCTTTGTCAGAAATGACCAGCCCAG ATTTGAGACCTGCTATCAAATTGCTTTGGCAATCAAGGATGAGGTTGAGGATCTTGAGAAAGCTGGTATTAATGTCATCCAAATTGATGAGGCTGCTTTAAGAGAGGGTTTGCCCCTTAGAAAGTCTGAGCAAGAATTTTATCTAAAGTGGGCTGTGCACTCCTTCAGGATCACCAACTGTGGTGTACAAGACACCACCCAG ATCCACACCCACATGTGCTATTCGCACTTTAATGATATCATCCACTCAATTATAGACATGGATGCCGATGTAATCACTATTGAGAATTCTAGATCAGATGAAAAGCTTCTCTCTGTTTTCCGTGAGGGTATAAAGTATGGTGCTGGAATTGGTCCTGGTGTGTATGATATTCACTCGCCAAGAATTCCTTCCTCAGAAGAAATTGCTGACCGCATAAACAAGATGCTTGCCGTTCTTGAGAGTAACATCCTCTGGGTAAACCCCGACTGTGGTCTCAAGACTCGCAAGTATTCTGAAGTCAAGCCTGCACTTAGCAACATGGTTGCTGCTGCCAAGCTTCTTCGTAACCAGCTTGCAAGCACAAAGTAA